The Streptomyces sp. NBC_00659 genomic interval GGCCGGCCACGCACAGGGCGAGGAAGCCGACGTACAGCAGGGAGGTCAGGTAGAGGCCCTTGTAGGCGTACAGCGGGATGTAGACCAGGTCGGCGGCGATCCACAGCCACCAGGACTCCAGCAGCTTGCGGCACTGGCCGTAGGTGGCCGCCAGGGAGAGGGCGGTGGTGAGCGCGTCCCAGAAGGGGACGGTGGAGTCGGTGGCGCGGTCCAGCAGCAGCGTGAGGGCGGCGGTGCCCAGCACTCCGGCGGCGGCGAGCCAGGTCCATTCGGCACCCGTCGTACGGCGCACCGGCAGGGCGTCGGCGGCGGCCCGTCCGCTGCCGCGGGCCCAGGTCCACCAGCCGTAGGCGGCCAGCGCGATGAAGACGACCTGGAGACCGGCGTCGGCGTACAGGCCGGCCTGGAGGAAGAGCACGATGAAGAAGACGTTGTTGGCCATGCCCACGGGCCAGTTGGCTATGTGCTGGCGGGCCACCAGCCAGACACAGACGGCGCCGGTGGCGAAGCCGAGCGCTTCGGTCCAGCTGAGGTTCCAGTTCACGGGGCGACTCCTTAATAGTCGCCATGACTATAAATAGCGGGACGGGTGGAGGGCAAGGGATTTAGCCCGCGACGCCTGAGGCGGCGCGGGCCTCTCGGGGTGAGTCGGTCGGGTCTCGCTCGCGGTTGCGACCGTGGTCCGGGACGTGGTCGGGGGAGGGGACGGGAACTGCCGGACCTGCGTGGGGCGTTCCGGCGGCTCGGCTCGGCTCGGCTCGGCTCGGCGCTGATCGCGAACGCGCCGCGCAGGCGCCTGCGGTCGGACCGCCCGTCCTCGTGGGCGGTGCCGTCAGTGGCGGCTGGCAGCATGTCCCCATGACTCGCGAGGATCTTGACA includes:
- the pnuC gene encoding nicotinamide riboside transporter PnuC, whose protein sequence is MNWNLSWTEALGFATGAVCVWLVARQHIANWPVGMANNVFFIVLFLQAGLYADAGLQVVFIALAAYGWWTWARGSGRAAADALPVRRTTGAEWTWLAAAGVLGTAALTLLLDRATDSTVPFWDALTTALSLAATYGQCRKLLESWWLWIAADLVYIPLYAYKGLYLTSLLYVGFLALCVAGLVGWRRTLVTAAPRPVTAVTA